The following DNA comes from Spirulina major PCC 6313.
ACACCGGATAATCCGCCGCCGTAATCCCCGCCGCCGCCAACAATTCCAAATATTCCGTCCCATTAATCCCCACCGTGCTGCTATCCTGCTGAATCGCCTGCCACGCCGGGAAAAATCCCCCCGGAAACTCATTCATCATCACCCCGCCATTCTCCCCATCGGCGATCTGCGTTCCGCAACAGGGCACAGCTTGGCCGCCTAGGGTTTGACGACCCCGCGTTTTGGCCTCATGATAAGGCTGCATTTGCGCCACTAATTTTGTGTCCGATCCTTGGGTTTTAATCAGTGCCGTGATGCTGATCGTTTCGCCGTGGGAATTCGTCGCCACCAAACGATTGGGTAAATATTTATCATCATGAATTAGCCCCGCACCATCGAGCCGTTCGACGGAATGTTCCTGCACCATCAGCCAGCGATAGCCGCAATCTCTCAGGGCTTTAATGTATTCAAATAACGTGTCAGGATGGTTCGGTAAATGCATTTCCGGCGGCGAAAATCCTTTCACCCGCGCTAGGGCTTCCGGGCCAAAAATGGCCGCAAAATACTGTTGCCAGGCTTGAATTTGCAGCTTCACATCCGGAATCGGAGTGGACGGTACAACCCCGTGACTCCAGAGGGTTCCCAACCATTCCACATGGGGCCAATACCGGTCATCAAGGGTGATTTTTTTGAGATTATCAATAATGTCCTGGCGACCCATTTGCATCAAGCCCCAGAGCAGATTTCCGGAATAGTCCAACATGATCCGAGGATTGCAGCCTTGGGCGATTAAATCCGGGATAAAGTCCCCCATGCGGCTATAGCAATGGGCGAAGACGGTGGCGTTGTGGTTGTCGCCATTGTGGGGATTTTCAAGCATATTTTGGAGATTACAAATCAAGCCGCCATTCTGTCCCGCTGGGATGGTGGGTTGATGCATGTGGAGGGCACAGGCAAAGCTGGATTTGAAGGTGTCTAGGTTGAGATTTGTGCGGTTTAAAAAGATGGGCTGATCGTGGTTGGTAATGCGAGCGATCGCAGCTTCAGATCCGCAAATATTCGGCAAGCCTTCCCGTTCTAAACTGAGATCAATCTGATCTTGAAGCGTTGCCATAATTAACATTCCTGAGTATTTTTGGTGATGATTGATCGTCGGGCGCAATGCCAACCGTTGAGCACAACCCAGGCTGCGGAAGCCCATGATTGTCAAGAATTTCAACTATTCTCAATGCTTTGACCACTGCTCCAGTATTCAGCAAAAAATGGGGTCTGGCCAACAATATTTGTGACGATTGGCCCTAGAGCGAGCGATCGCAGTCCCTTCAGCGGGCGATCGCCCCATCGATCAATCCACATTCAAGCGCAGGGCAAATTGGGTCGGCTCGCGGGTGAGCACATCAATGTAATAGGTTCCCCCTTGGCGGATCTTGCCCTGCCACGATAAGGTTCCCCGCGCCGATTCGAGCACCGCACCACTGGGATCACGCAGCCGCAATTCCACCAAGCCATCGGTGACGGCCACCGTGAGCACGCGCCCCGATTCCACCGCCACTCGATACTGCTTAAAGGCTTGGGGGGTGGTGCGTCCCCGCAGTTCTAAGGAGGTTTCTTCGGGTTCGGGGTTAATCTCTACCGGCTCAGGGTTGGGGGCGGGCGTGGGGGTTGGGGTTGGCGTGGGCGTGGGCGTGGGGGTTGGTGTGGGCGTGGGGGTAGGAATGGGGGGAGCCGTGGGGATGGGGGAGGGTTCCGGAGCACCCTGTACCATCACATCAAGGCGGTATTTGTATTGATCCACTGCGAATCCGGGTAAGGGGTTGAGGGTGATCGTGTAGCGGCCATCGCTGGGTAGGGTTCCTTGCCAACTGCGGACGCGATCGCTGCCACTGCCCACGGGCTGTCCCTGGGCATTAAGCACCGTCAGCACCACCCCATCACTCTCTAAGCGCGTCTCCAAGGCTTGGCCCGCTTGGGCATCAAAACTATATTCCGCTGAGCTATCGGTGGTGAGTTGTCCCCGTCGGGTCAGGTTACGACCCGGACGAAGAACGAGGGTTTCTTCCGTCACCGTGGGGGAAGGGGCTGGAGTGGGTGAGGGAGATGGGGACGGGGTTGGGCTGGGGGGCGTATCGGGAATGTCTGTGGTGGGGGTAGGGGTGGGGGTGGGAAAGTCCTGGGGTTCGTCGATCGCTCCCGTATCGGGGGAGCGATTGAGCAATAGGGTAATTAAGCCCCACGTTCCCAAACCCGCAGCGAGACTAATCACCAAGGTCAACCCCAACAGGGCGAGGGGCGCGGGGATCGTTGACCCTTGGCGCGGTGTCCGAATTTGAGGGCCGGTGGTCGTGGGTTGTGATCTGGGTTCGCCTGCGGTGGTGGGGTTCGGCGATCGCCCCCCAACAACCATCGTGCCCATCTGCGACAGATCTTGGGAGCGCGGTTGTGGGGGTTGCTGTGGGGGTGGGGTTTGGGGGGGTTGCGGCGGCGGGGAGGCAACGGGGGCAGCCGGAGCGGGGGGCGGTGTGCCTAAATTTTGGATCGCTTGCTGGACGGCGAGGGCCGAGGGATAGCGTTGATTGGGGCGATCGCTCAACATCCGATCCAACACCGCCGCAAATTCATGGCTGACCTGCGCTTGATCCCGCCATCGCCAGCTAAAATTCACCTGATCAAACAAGGCTTGGGGGTCTTTCCCCGTCAACATCACGATCGCCGTCACCGCCAAACTATAGAGGTCACTACTGGGGTAAGCCTGGCCGGTTTGCATTTGTTCGCGGGGCGCATAGCCCACCTTACCCACCGTGGTCGCCGCCTGTAAATCGGGGGATTGAATCCGGGTGGCCAGTTCCTTCACCACGCCAAAATCAATCAAAATCGGCACATGATCCGGCGATCGCAAAATAATATTGCCCGGCGACACATCCCGATGAATAATCCCCTGCTGATGGAGATAGCCCAACACCGGCAACAGCGGTACGAACCATTGCCGTACCTCCGCCTCGCTGCATTGCTGCCCATTCTGCCGCCGGACTTCAAGCACATCTTGCAGCGTCTGCCCCTCCACATAGTCCTGCACCAAAAACAGCCGCCCCGCCTCCTCAAAGGTCGCCTGAAACTGCGGAATTTGGGGATGTTTAATCTGGTACAGCGTCGCCGCTTCCCGTTGGAACAGTTCCCGCGACTTCGCCATCACATAGTCCGAACTCTGGGACGGCACGAGTTCCTTGATCGCGCAACGCTCATTAAAACGGCCCCGATCTTCAGCGAGGTAGGTGCGCCCAAAGCCGCCTTGGCCAAGGGTTTGCACAATTAAATAACGCTGGTTTAACAGAATTCCCGGTGTCAGTGGCGATTGCATGGGAGATTTCAAAAAAATGCGGTCAAAGCAACAGTGTAGGCCGAACCCTCACCGTCTGCATGATCTTGCGCACCACACCCGGCACAGCGATCGCAACAATTCAGGGGCAACCTCTTCCAATCTTAAGCGATCGCCACGAGAGCAAGCCTGAGTGCAGGCCAGGGACGGCAATCTACAGGCTTCTAGATCGCTCAAGGTGCAGCGATCGCGCCCCAACGCCCCCAGTGCCAGAGGTTAAAATCGAGCGATAGAGTGACGAATCACCATGCTGCTAACCCAAAACCGGGCCGATCGCGTCCTGTTGCATCACCTAACCTGGCAACAGTTTGAAACCTTACTCACCTGTCTGGGCGATCAGCGAAATCGTCGGATTGCCTATGATGCAGGGACAGTGGAGATTATGACCCCATTACCAGAACATGAGTACTTCAAGCAGTCGATCAGCATTGCTATTGAAGATATTGCCGAAACGTTAGACTACAACTACGAAAGCTATGGCTCTGCGACTTGGCGAAAACCGCTCGCCCAAGCAGGTTTAGAGGCTGATAATTGTTTTTATTTTCAAAATGAACACCTCATCCGGGGGAAGCTAGATTTTGATCTCAGTCAAGATCCGCCGCCGGATCTTGCCCTTGAAATTGACCTCACCAGTAAATCCCTCGCTCGGTTTCCAATTTATGCCCGCTTAAATGTGCCGGAAATTTGGTGTTATGAAGCGGGAGAACTGCGCATTTATATATTGCAAGCTGGGCAATATCAAGAAGTCGAAATCAGCCCGACTTTTTCACAATTAAAAATTCGTGAATTACCCCAACTGATCGAAACTCACCGGATGCAAGGTCGGCGGGCATTACGGCAGGCGGTGCGGGACTGGACAAGAGCGCAAATTCAGCCATGATCCACCCATGAGTTGAGCCGTGAAGAGCAGTCTAATGGTGCTGATCACGGCTTTAGGACAACAGGAGTGCTGGGCTTATGATGAGGGTTGACCGTGGCGGCTCGTTACGACATCCGTTTCCGAATTGACATCATCCACAGAATTCACCAACAGAGCAACGGGAAAATGTGCCAAAGTATCCCGCAAAAACAGCGCGTCCTGACTGTTGAGGGTTTGACCGCTGATCAGATCGCACCAGTGGGACGGAGAGCCGGGGGGGAGGGACAGGCGGGTTTCGTGCCACACCTGCTCACCGAGGGGCAATTCTGTATCACTGACAATAGAGGTGAAAAAGCGAGGGGCGATCGCGATCGCGGTATGGTTGCCCCAAGTGCGCGTAAACGCCACCACATGATCCTGAAGACTACCAATCACCGTTAATTTTTGATAATCCCCCCGTTGAAACACCTCTACAAATTGCCGCCGCGCCTGCAACAGTTGATAAATCAAAAAGAGCTTGACGCGCCCATCCTCCGGTTTTTCGAGCAAGGTTTTTAGTAAATCAAGGGGATCTTTGTCCCAGGCTTTTTTAATCGCCCGCAGATACTTCGTGCGCAGTTTATAATCCACCGGGCGGCGATTATCGGGATCAACCAAACTCAGATCCCATAATTCCGTCCCTTGATAAATATCCGGCACACCCGGAGCCGTCATTTTTAGCAACACCTGCGAGAGTGAATTAAAGACACCGTAATGTTGAATCTTCCGTTGAAAGACACGAAATTCAGTTAAAAAATCATTCTTCGGACTCGGTTTTAAAATGCGCTCTGCAAACTGAGTAAAGCCATCCTCATACCCAGTATCCGGTTTGAGCCAAGCGGTATAGACTTTTGCTTCTCGAATCGCTTTAACAGTGTATTCTTTAATCCGCTCGACAAATTCATCATGATCAGTATCGGTGAAGGGAAATGTGCCGATCAAGGTTTGATAGAGAAAATATTCATCATTGGTATCTGGCACATCCAAACCCGTTTCCGGGAGACAGATTTTTTGCGCGGCATTTAAGGCTTGCCATTTGCGTAATTGAGCATCCCATTCATCGGGAATTTCGGAGAGGACGTTAATGCGCGATCGCACATCTTCACCTCGTTTCGTGTCATGGGTGGCGGTGGCGTTCATTGTGTGAGGCCAGTTGGCACATTTGAGGTGATTTTTTTGGTGAAATTCCTCCAAGGATACGCCGAAATAGAGGGGGTTTGACCCCACTTCATTGAGAGAAGTTAAACGGTTATAAATATACAGCACTGTATCTTCAATACCCTTCGCCATCAGGGGCCCAGTGAACTGTTGCAGGCGCATCACAAACAGTAACCATTGCTGCTGTTCTTCATCGCTCAAATAGTCGTCAAATTCCAGCAAGAGGAATTTTTCAATGAAGGTTAGTTCATTTAAGAAAACGGGAATATTTTCTTTGGCTTGCTGAATGACTTGGGTGATGTGGTTGCGATCGCTCGAACTAATATCATCGTTATTAATATAGGTACGGTACACGGGAAACAGCGCCATCACCTCGACGAGGGCGGATTTCAAACCGTAGAGGGTGAAATCACTGGCGTAGCGGTAGCGGATCGAGACCTGTTTGAGGAAGTGGGCCAGGTTATCAATATCCCCGGCCAGGTGTTTGCTAATAATCAGGCGTTTTTTCTCGTCAATGAGGCGATCGCAGTCAATCGATGCACCAATGAAGCGGTGATAAATGTCGGTGAGAGTCTGCTCATTTTCCTGTTGACAGAATATCCCATTGACTAAATTGAGGAAATCATAGCCCGTCGTGCCTTGGATCGGCCAATTGAGGGGAAGTTCTTCGTGGGTTTCGAGAATTTTCTCAATGGTGAGGTAGGTATGGTTGGCGCGATCGCGCAGTCGGAATAAATAGGTGGAAGGATCGAATAAACCATCAATATGATCAATGCGAAGCCCGTGAATTTTGCCCGCTTCGATCAGTTCAAAAATGAGTTGATGGGTACTTTGGAAAACGTCTGGATCTTCAATGCGGAGGGAAATGAGATCATTGACGGTAAAAAAGCGGCGATAGTTTAATTCTTCATTTCCCACCTTCCAAAATGCTAACCGAAAGAATTGATCTGAGAGTAATTCTTCAAGGCGATTAAAACTTTCTGGAATTCCGACTTGACCATTAAACAGCTTGATATTCGTCGCAATGAATGCGTGAATATCAGCGTTATCATTCCACAACTCCCAGAGCATACTTTTAATAAAGGCGATCTGGTCGTAGCGTTCGCTGCCCTCTTCCCCGGATGGAATATATTTCAAGCCGTATAAAACGCCGAGAAACTTCACAAAGTCGGGATGTTTGCGGCCGAGAGTTTGGCGGAGTTGCCCCAGGTTATAGGCTAAAACAGCGGTGTAAGACTCAATCCGAATCGGAAATTTCAGATCGTAGTAATTAACACTAAACCCCTGTTCATCGTATTGCAGTTGGAGTTCACCACTTTCGAGGCAATCCCCATAGAATTTGCCTAAAAACGGGGCGAGCACTTTACCGCGAATGCCTTCGTAGGGGTGATCCCATTGAATGTCAAAGTAGTTTTTATATTGGGAATCGCTGCCGTTTTCTAAGACATCCATCAGCATTTGATTTTGACTATCAAAGGCCATGTGGTTCGGCACAATATCTTGCAGCCATTTGATCTGATGGTCTTGGAGTTTGGCGGTGAGGTCTTCAAACTGTTCCGCGCCGCCGAGTTCGGGGTTTAACTGGGTGGGATCGGCCACGTCGTAGCCGTGGGTGCTGCCGGAGCGGGCTTTGAAAATGGGGGAGGCGTAGAGGTAGGGAATGCCCAATTCAGCGAGATAGGGGACGATCGCTTTGGCGTGTTTGAAGGTGAATTGGGGGTTGAATTGGAGCCGGTACGTGGCGAGGGGCAAGTGCATCATGGGAGTTAAACGCGTCCTAAAGCGGCAATGATACGGGTTAAGGGTGAGAGCTAGGATTGACTGTGGTATAACACAACGGCACGGGGTGCGATCGCAACGTCATCCCCCCCAACACATTGATCGGGGGCATCGCTGCCGGGGCCGTGCCATGGGGCGATCGCAGAATCGAGTTGCAGACTCCACGATCCCGACGGGGCAGTAATGGGAAGGGGGCGATCGCTGAAATTAAACGCGAACCAGACGCGCTCCGCCTGCCACTGTCGCTCAACGAGTAGGCTCGGATGCTCTGGATTGGGGGTGACTTGAATGTGGTTTAAATCCAGATGATGGAGGGGTTTGAGTTGGTGGCGCAGTTGGATCAGGGTTTGATAGAACTGTCGCAACAGGCCGCCTTGACCGCTCCAATCCCAACTCAAGACAGACTCTTGAAACACCGCCTCACCTTGGGGGTCGGGGATTTTATCCTCTGGCCAGCCAAAGGCTTTAAATTCTTCGGCGCGTCCCTGCCGTACTCCGTCGATCAACCCTGGATCGCTGT
Coding sequences within:
- a CDS encoding glycosyl hydrolase family 57; amino-acid sequence: MATLQDQIDLSLEREGLPNICGSEAAIARITNHDQPIFLNRTNLNLDTFKSSFACALHMHQPTIPAGQNGGLICNLQNMLENPHNGDNHNATVFAHCYSRMGDFIPDLIAQGCNPRIMLDYSGNLLWGLMQMGRQDIIDNLKKITLDDRYWPHVEWLGTLWSHGVVPSTPIPDVKLQIQAWQQYFAAIFGPEALARVKGFSPPEMHLPNHPDTLFEYIKALRDCGYRWLMVQEHSVERLDGAGLIHDDKYLPNRLVATNSHGETISITALIKTQGSDTKLVAQMQPYHEAKTRGRQTLGGQAVPCCGTQIADGENGGVMMNEFPGGFFPAWQAIQQDSSTVGINGTEYLELLAAAGITAADYPVCQAVQQHKIWARVDREQPTPEAVAGAIASLKTDDHQFHMEGASWTNDLSWVSGYENVLEPMNRLSAMFHAKFDAAIAADPTVTQSRDYTEALLYVMLVETSCFRYWGQGTWTDYARELYRRGEALVQ
- a CDS encoding serine/threonine-protein kinase translates to MQSPLTPGILLNQRYLIVQTLGQGGFGRTYLAEDRGRFNERCAIKELVPSQSSDYVMAKSRELFQREAATLYQIKHPQIPQFQATFEEAGRLFLVQDYVEGQTLQDVLEVRRQNGQQCSEAEVRQWFVPLLPVLGYLHQQGIIHRDVSPGNIILRSPDHVPILIDFGVVKELATRIQSPDLQAATTVGKVGYAPREQMQTGQAYPSSDLYSLAVTAIVMLTGKDPQALFDQVNFSWRWRDQAQVSHEFAAVLDRMLSDRPNQRYPSALAVQQAIQNLGTPPPAPAAPVASPPPQPPQTPPPQQPPQPRSQDLSQMGTMVVGGRSPNPTTAGEPRSQPTTTGPQIRTPRQGSTIPAPLALLGLTLVISLAAGLGTWGLITLLLNRSPDTGAIDEPQDFPTPTPTPTTDIPDTPPSPTPSPSPSPTPAPSPTVTEETLVLRPGRNLTRRGQLTTDSSAEYSFDAQAGQALETRLESDGVVLTVLNAQGQPVGSGSDRVRSWQGTLPSDGRYTITLNPLPGFAVDQYKYRLDVMVQGAPEPSPIPTAPPIPTPTPTPTPTPTPTPTPTPTPAPNPEPVEINPEPEETSLELRGRTTPQAFKQYRVAVESGRVLTVAVTDGLVELRLRDPSGAVLESARGTLSWQGKIRQGGTYYIDVLTREPTQFALRLNVD
- a CDS encoding Uma2 family endonuclease, whose protein sequence is MLLTQNRADRVLLHHLTWQQFETLLTCLGDQRNRRIAYDAGTVEIMTPLPEHEYFKQSISIAIEDIAETLDYNYESYGSATWRKPLAQAGLEADNCFYFQNEHLIRGKLDFDLSQDPPPDLALEIDLTSKSLARFPIYARLNVPEIWCYEAGELRIYILQAGQYQEVEISPTFSQLKIRELPQLIETHRMQGRRALRQAVRDWTRAQIQP
- the treY gene encoding malto-oligosyltrehalose synthase gives rise to the protein MHLPLATYRLQFNPQFTFKHAKAIVPYLAELGIPYLYASPIFKARSGSTHGYDVADPTQLNPELGGAEQFEDLTAKLQDHQIKWLQDIVPNHMAFDSQNQMLMDVLENGSDSQYKNYFDIQWDHPYEGIRGKVLAPFLGKFYGDCLESGELQLQYDEQGFSVNYYDLKFPIRIESYTAVLAYNLGQLRQTLGRKHPDFVKFLGVLYGLKYIPSGEEGSERYDQIAFIKSMLWELWNDNADIHAFIATNIKLFNGQVGIPESFNRLEELLSDQFFRLAFWKVGNEELNYRRFFTVNDLISLRIEDPDVFQSTHQLIFELIEAGKIHGLRIDHIDGLFDPSTYLFRLRDRANHTYLTIEKILETHEELPLNWPIQGTTGYDFLNLVNGIFCQQENEQTLTDIYHRFIGASIDCDRLIDEKKRLIISKHLAGDIDNLAHFLKQVSIRYRYASDFTLYGLKSALVEVMALFPVYRTYINNDDISSSDRNHITQVIQQAKENIPVFLNELTFIEKFLLLEFDDYLSDEEQQQWLLFVMRLQQFTGPLMAKGIEDTVLYIYNRLTSLNEVGSNPLYFGVSLEEFHQKNHLKCANWPHTMNATATHDTKRGEDVRSRINVLSEIPDEWDAQLRKWQALNAAQKICLPETGLDVPDTNDEYFLYQTLIGTFPFTDTDHDEFVERIKEYTVKAIREAKVYTAWLKPDTGYEDGFTQFAERILKPSPKNDFLTEFRVFQRKIQHYGVFNSLSQVLLKMTAPGVPDIYQGTELWDLSLVDPDNRRPVDYKLRTKYLRAIKKAWDKDPLDLLKTLLEKPEDGRVKLFLIYQLLQARRQFVEVFQRGDYQKLTVIGSLQDHVVAFTRTWGNHTAIAIAPRFFTSIVSDTELPLGEQVWHETRLSLPPGSPSHWCDLISGQTLNSQDALFLRDTLAHFPVALLVNSVDDVNSETDVVTSRHGQPSS